The Triticum aestivum cultivar Chinese Spring chromosome 3A, IWGSC CS RefSeq v2.1, whole genome shotgun sequence genome includes a region encoding these proteins:
- the LOC123058715 gene encoding protein LURP-one-related 8: MALPFLRGAQFLRPVHHGARPVYKYGLPDSILRTNQQGDPAQLSHPARLLSYRLPSLQLLQPCSILDRYLYMAKVHPNMVPAPGAVDQAPCAPASSTEEPTTLTVWRKSLLFDCKGFTVFDAKGNLAYRVDSYASESGDEVVLMDAAGRPAFTVRRKRFTLQGEQWLVFSGEETRKPVYTVRRSGRGKTSAHVTACAGAGAGPSYEVEGSYARRSCVVYDGERRAVAEIRPKEVVGTDVFRLVVQPGVGVSLAMAVVVALEQMFARPSLLRSWSTID, translated from the coding sequence ATGGCTTTGCCTTTTCTGCGAGGTGCACAGTTTCTCCGGCCGGTCCACCATGGAGCGCGACCTGTATATAAGTACGGCCTACCAGACTCCATTCTCAGAACCAACCAACAGGGCGACCCAGCTCAATTATCTCATCCAGCCCGACTACTCAGCTACCGCCTCCCCAGTCTCCAGCTCCTCCAACCTTGCTCGATCCTTGATCGATACCTCTACATGGCGAAGGTTCACCCTAACATGGTGCCCGCGCCGGGCGCCGTCGACCAGGCGCCGTGCGCGCCGGCCAGCTCCACTGAGGAGCCGACGACGCTGACGGTGTGGCGCAAGTCGCTGCTGTTCGACTGCAAGGGGTTCACGGTGTTCGACGCCAAGGGCAACCTGGCCTACCGCGTCGACAGCTACGCCTCCGAGAGCGGTGACGAGGTCGTCCTCATGGACGCCGCCGGCCGCCCCGCCTTCACCGTCCGCCGCAAGCGGTTCACCCTGCAGGGCGAGCAGTGGCTCGTCTTCTCCGGCGAGGAGACGCGGAAGCCCGTGTACACAGTCAGGCGCAGCGGCCGCGGCAAGACGTCGGCCCACGTGACGGCGTGCGCGGGCGCCGGAGCCGGGCCGTCGTACGAGGTAGAAGGGTCGTACGCGCGGCGGAGCTGCGTGGTGTACGACGGCGAGCGGCGCGCGGTGGCGGAGATCAGGCCCAAGGAGGTGGTCGGCACAGACGTTTTCCGGCTGGTCGTGCAGCCCGGAGTCGGCGTGTCGCTGGCCATGGCCGTGGTGGTGGCGCTCGAGCAGATGTTCGCCAGGCCGTCGCTGCTCAGGAGCTGGTCCACCATAGATTAG